A genomic region of Papaver somniferum cultivar HN1 chromosome 7, ASM357369v1, whole genome shotgun sequence contains the following coding sequences:
- the LOC113295555 gene encoding uncharacterized protein LOC113295555 — protein sequence MNQGSNQTMSCNSEPRTYPCTICGDQSHIGPHCPLFYPNETTRDQVSVLHGGMNSKYESRPKFDPYSNTYNPGWRHNPNFSWSKGAHQGSPSSNPPQGSVRNNAETKQNFDTLGHRFDEIQRNQQNSDRAIVNIETQISQLSNRLSDRENGIFPSQPTPNPKEVNQVNGSGSSNHNEHVKAVVTLRSDPNEPESAKSPSEENIPERVYVPPALFPQRLAKKKPSTSVEILDIFKQVKIKNLPLLDAIKHVPTMAKFLKEMCIVKRDASVHKKVFLTQQVSSIISQKYPVKFKDPGYPIVTCVIGKQTIDNALLDFRASVNLLPFSVYEQLGLCEMKPTRITLQLADRSVKIPRGIIEDVLVQVENFIYPVDFVILDTQPVSSQDINIQIILGRLFLSTANAVIHCQTGLVEFSFGNQKISVNVLKALQAPPDPERYEFICMIDSLVENTFTTNSVSDPLEACLVHFGAYYDEGSHFEEVNALLDSTPVMNYGKWQRKPEPIPTTIDKPLPSSVKAPTLELKPLPDTLKYVFLGSEKTLPAIIASDLEPDQESTLVSVLREHNTAIGWTIAYLKGTSLVDCMHHIYLEEGAKTSREMQRRLNPNMKEVVRTEVLKLLDVGIIYPISDSKWVSPVQVVPKKSGITVVANENNELIPTRVTTGWRVCIDYRKLNSASRKDLFPLPFIDQMLERLAGHNHYCFLDGYSGYNQIPIAPQDQEKTTFTCPFAYVQAFEKLKLLLTSAPIIQPPNWNLPFELMCDASDYAVGAVLGQRRDKAPSVIYYASRTLNDAQLNYTTTVSHGF from the exons ATGAACCAAGGGTCTAACCAGACTATGAGTTGTAACAGTGAGCCCAGAACCTATCCATGTACCATTTGTGGTGATCAAAGTCATATTGGACCTCACTGTCCTCTGTTTTACCCTAATGAAACTACTCGTGACCAGGTTAGTGTCCTACATGGTGGTATGAACTCTAAATATGAGAGTCGACCCAAGTTCGATCCCTATTCTAatacctataaccctggttggagacatAATCCTAATTTTTCGTGGTCCAAAGGTGCCCATCAGGGTAGCCCATCTAGCAACCCACCACAAG GTAGTGTCCGAAATAATGCCGAGACTAAACAAAATTTTGACACTTTAGGTCATAGGTTCGATGAAATTCAACGTAACCAACAAAACAGTGACCGAGCTATTGTCAACATAGAGACTCAAATAAGTCAACTGTCAAACAGGTTAAGTGATAGGGAGAATGGGATATTTCCTAGCCAACCGACTCCGAATCCCAAAGAAGTTAACCAGGTTAATGGGTCAGGTAGTTCTAACCACAACGAACATGTCAAAGCAGTTgtcacccttaggagtg ACCCTAATGAGCCCGAGAGTGCTAAGAGTCCAAGTGAAGAAAATATCCCTGAGAGAGTATACGTACCACCTGCACTATTTCCTCAGAGACTCGCCAAGAAAAAGCCTAGTACAAGTGTTGAAATCCTAGACATCTTTAAGCAAGTTAAGATCAAAAACTTGCCCTTGTTAGATGCAATAAAACATGTACCGACTATGGCCAAGTTCCTAAAAGAGATGTGTATTGTCAAGAGAGACGCGAGTGTCCATAAAAAAGTATTTTTGACCCAACAAGTTAGTTCCATAATCTCACAAAAGTACCCAGTCAAATTTAAAGATCCTGGTTATCCTATTGTCACATGTGTCATAGGTAAACAAACGATAgacaatgctctattagatttcAGGGCTAGTGTGAATCTGTTACCGTTCTCGGTATATGAACAACTTGGACTATGTGAGATGAAACCAACTAGGATAACACTACAGTTAGCCGATAGGTCAGTCAAAATCCCACGTGGAATTATTGAAGACGTTTTGGTTCAGGTAGAAAACTTTATCTATCCAGTTGACTTTGTGattttagacactcaacctgtctcTAGTCAAGATATTAATATCCAAATCATCCTAGGTCGTCTGTTTCTATCCACTGCAAATGCAGTCATACATTGTCAAACTGGCCtagtagaattttcctttgggaaTCAGAAAATCTCGGTGAACGTTTTGAAGGCGTTACAAGCCCCACCGGACCCTGAACGCTATGAGTTTATATGCATGATTGATTCTCTAGTTGAGAATACCTTTACCACCAATAGTGTTAGCGATCCTTTAGAGGCGTGCTTGGTCCACTTTGGAGCCTACTATGATGAGGGTAGTCATTTTGAAGAAGTTAATGCGTTGTTAGATTCTACGCCAGTAATGAATTATGGTAAATGGCAGCGTAAGCCAGAACCTATTCCGACGACCATAGATAAACCCCTCCCATCATCAGTTAAGGCCCCCACCCTTGAATTAAAGCCGCTACCAgatacactgaaatatgtatttctTGGTAGTGAAAAAACTCTTCCTGCCATAATTGCCTCTGACTTAGAGCCCGATCAGGAAAGTACACTAGTTAGTGTTCTTCGTGAGCACAATACTGcaatagggtggactatagcatatTTGAAAGGAACTAGTCTTGTCGATTGTATGCACCACATCTACCTAGAAGAAGGTGCCAAAACCTCAAGAGAAATGCAGAGACGTTTGAATCCTAATATGAAGGAAGTTGTTCGCACTGAAGTGCTCAAGTTGTTAGATGTGGGTATCATATACCCCATCTCTGATAGTAAATGGGTCAGTCCTGTCCAGGTTGTCCCAAAGAAGTCTGGGATTACGGTAGTTGCGAATGAGAACAATGAATTGATACCTACCCGTGTTACCACCGGGTGGAGAGTATGTATAGACTACCGTAAGCTGAACTCAGCCTCTAGGAAAGACCTCTTTCCTTTACCATTCATCGACCAGATGTTAGAAAGATTAGCTGGCCACAACCATTATTGTTTCTTAGATGGATACtctggttataaccaaatccctatagCACCACAGGACCAAGAGAAAACAACCTTCACATGTCCATTTG
- the LOC113295556 gene encoding uncharacterized protein LOC113295556, whose amino-acid sequence MGEQSVPVSSTSLRNSISFADMVKGKQIQNHSIIDISSLLNPVFHDDKPSMEIPLDFFQEGCAAWNFSLIGRLDFRVSRFTDVKKSLEDQWSLGPGRVKFTPMYKGFFIIKFSTEEDKLKIRDKTWKIDQQELHLRDWFPWFDPNKEISSHAAVWVDFPVLYVELWTEKVLLSLGKNLGTPIMVDKNTLNHEYGCYAAILIDIDFTKKVPDSIHVTVDGRSFDQFVELQKIPKFCSCCRIVGHVESDCRRKTKKNPLDNPAKSNLKWQPVNKTMREAKVPEDTNVLGVNQNSVDNNSVSLFDVIGVSDSTAN is encoded by the coding sequence ATGGGAGAACAATCTGTTCCTGTGTCGTCTACATCTCTTAGGAATTCTATTTCCTTTGCAGACATGGTCAAAGGTAAACAAATACAGAATCATTCTATTATTGATATTAGCAGTTTACTAAATCCTGTTTTTCATGATGATAAACCCTCTATGGAAATCCCGTTAGATTTTTTTCAAGAAGGGTGTGCGGCTTGGAATTTTAGTCTCATTGGTAGactggattttagggtttctcgCTTTACTGATGTTAAGAAATCTTTGGAAGACCAATGGAGTTTAGGTCCAGGAAGGGTCAAGTTTACGCCTATGTATAAGGGTTTCTTTATTATCAAGTTTTCAACTGaggaagataaactaaaaatccgTGACAAAACATGGAAAATCGATCAGCAAGAGTTACATCTTCGTGACTGGTTTCCATGGTTTGATCCGAATAAAGAAATTTCTTCTCATGCTGCTGTTTGGGTTGATTTTCCTGTCTTATATGTTGAATTGTGGACGGAAAAAGTGTTGTTATCTCTTGGAAAAAACCTAGGCACTCCCATTATGGTAGATAAGAATACCTTGAATCATGAGTATGGTTGTTATGCAGCtattttaattgatattgatttcACAAAGAAAGTTCCAGATTCCATTCATGTAACAGTGGATGGAAGAAGTTTCGATCAGTTtgttgaacttcaaaaaattcctAAATTTTGCTCATGTTGCAGAATTGTGGGTCATGTTGAATCTGATTGTAGGAGAAAAACTAAGAAGAATCCTTTGGATAATCCTGCTAAAAGTAATCTGAAGTGGCAGCCAGTTAACAAGACGATGCGAGAAGCTAAGGTGCCTGAAGATACTAATGTGCTGGGAGTTAATCAGAATTCTGTTGATAATAATTCAGTTTCGTTGTTTGATGTTATTGGTGTTTCTGACTCTACAGCTAATTAA